The stretch of DNA AATATGGGCCGGTAATGAAGGTCCAGGTAAAACGACAGTAACGGGCGACATATACTCACGTTATTTAGGTCCTTGGATGCTGGATTGGGATTTTAACTCGGGTATTAAGCAAAGTGACTTAAAATCTAAACTTGCCCTAAGTTGGAATGGTGCGCCACAAGACTTTGAGTTTTCATCGTTAAATGGTGAGTTGTCGTTTGAGTTGGGAGAGGGTTACTTATCTGAAATTAGTGATAAAGGTGCCAGGATTTTTTCTCTGTTTAGTTTAAATTCGCTATATCGAAAGCTTAAGTTCGACTTTAATGATGTATTCCAAAAAGGTTTATTTTATAACGATATCAAAGGGTCATTGTTAGTAGAAAGCGGTGTTGTTTATACCGAGGATATTCGTATGGATGGTGTTGCAGGAAACATGAACATGCGAGGGTTTACTAATCTAAATCAAAGTATATTGGATTATGACGTTACGTTTAAACCCAAAATTAGCTCAAGTATCCCAGTAATTGCCGCTTGGTTGGCGCCTGGGTCTGCGGGTCTATCGCTACTAGCCGGAATCGCGATTGATAAAATTATAGAAAAAGCCGACGTAGTGTCAGAGGTCCGTTTGAAAGTGACCGGCAATCTTTCTGATCCGCAAGTCCAAGAGGTGAAACGATTTACCAAAACGATTTCAATCCCGCGACCGCCACAAAGGCCGATCACGCCGATTGATCCTAATGAACAACCGGCTGAAAAATCTGATAATAAGTCGACTGAGCAATCAAAATCTCAGTCAGAAGCTAAACCAGAAACGAATACCGACAAAAAGTCTGGTCAGGGGCAATAAATATGAATGCTTTTGTACTGCAAATGACGTCGACGCCAAGCATCGACGACAACATTAACTTTGTCATTAACTCGCTTAGAGAGAGTCGCCCGCCTGCCAATAGCCTTGTTGTTTTGCCTGAGTGTTTTGCGTGTTTTGGTGGAAAAGATAATTTAAACTTACGATTCGCTGAAAAAATTGGTACCGGTGATGTTCAAGATAAATTAAGCAAAATAGCAAAAGATTTTCAGATTTATTTAGTTGCTGGCTCCTTTCCGACACACTCAGCTAACCCAGACAAATTTATGGCGTCTTCTTTAGTTTTCGCACCTGATGGCAAACTAATTAGTGATTACCAAAAAATACATCTGTTTGATGTGGTTGTAGCAGACAGCACCGGCAGTTACCGAGAATCAGACTCAACAGTACCTGGTAATAAGCTGGCTGTTTTTGATACGTCGTGGGGCAAGGTTGGGTTAGCTATTTGTTACGATTTACGCTTTCCGGGCTTGTTTCAAGCATTAAGGCAATTAGGTGCAGATACCATAGTTTTACCAAGCGCTTTCACTGAGCGTACCGGAAGTGCCCACTGGTTGCCTCTGTTACAGGCTCGCGCAATTGAAAATCAAGTTTATATGGTTGCGGCAAATCAAAACGGTGTGCACCAAAACGGCCGAGAAACGTATGGACATAGTATGGTGGTTTCACCTTGGGGTAAGGTGTTAGCAAATGCTGAGCGTAATAATGGTTTATTTGGCGCTGAGCTAGACACGAATAAAATGCATGAAATTAGAAAAAACATGCCAGTATTTAACCATAATAAATTTCAAGCTCGTTTGAAATAATCAAACGACATTATCACGATAATAGGATCTATTTTGAATCAAGTTGAAGAACAATTATTAGCAGCAAATGGCCTAACACAACAAAGTGTTTATGACGGTCTATCTATGTTGTTGGAGCATCAACTAGACTACGCAGATTTATATTTTCAAGGAAGTTTTCATGAATCTTGGGTAATGGAAGATGGCATTATCAAAGACGGCAGTTATAACATCGAACAAGGTGTTGGTATCCGAGCAGTAAGCGGTGAAAAAACAGGGCTGTCATATTCAGATCAAGTTAACTTTGATGCGATTACTGAAGCTGCCAAAACAGCGAGAAGTATTGCAGGTGCCGGTGTGAATGCCAAGCAACAGGTCTTTAGCACAGCGCAAGCAAAAGAAATTATTATGCCTTGTCAGCCATTAGAAAAAATGACAAACCAAGATAAGGTGGAACTTCTTAAGAGTGTCGATAGCTATATTCGCCAACAATCGCCATTAGCGAAAAATATCGTAGTGAGTATGAGCGGTGTATACGAACAAGTGCTTGTTGCTGCCAGTGATGGAACTTGGGGTACGGATATTCGCCCTTTAATTCGTTTAAATTGTTCGGTTGTATTAGAAAAAGATGGTCGCAAGGAACGAGGCGGTGCAGGAGCTGGTGCCCGAACAGACTACGGTTTTTTCATGGAATTAATTGAAGGAAAAATTCGCTATCAAGCTATTGCTGACGAAGCCATTCATATGGCAACGGTGAACTTGGAAGCGATCGAAGCACCCGCGGGTACAATGCCAGTGGTATTGGGTAACGGTTGGCCAGGAGTACTATTGCATGAAGCTGTAGGTCACGGTTTAGAAGGTGACTTTAACCGTAAAGGCTCAAGTAATTACAGTGGTAAGATTGGTGAATCAGTCGCGTCTGAGCTGTGCACTATTGTTGATGATGGCACATTAAATGGCTTACGTGGCTCTTTAAATATTGACGATGAAGGTGTACCGGCTCAATACAATGTTCTCATTGAAAACGGCGTGTTGAAGTCCTATATGCAGGATAAGCTAAACGCTCGTTTAATGGGTGTGCCAGCGACTGGTAATGGGCGTCGTGAATCTTTTGCGCATATGCCTATGCCTCGTATGACAAATACCTATATGTTGCCAGGGCAAAGCACGCCTGAAGATATAATCGCTAGCGTTGATTACGGTATTTACGCCAATAACTTTGCCGGTGGCCAGGTTGATATCACGTCAGGTAAATTTGTATTTTCGGCATCGGAAGCTTATTTAATTGAGAATGGAAAAATTACTAAACCAGTAAAGGGTGCGACTCTAATAGGAAATGGCCCAGATGCAATGTCGCAAGTATCTATGGTAGGTAATGACCTAGCCTTAGACAAAGGCGTTGGTGTTTGTGGTAAAGACGGTCAAAGTATTCCTGTGGGTGTTGGTCAGCCAACGTTAAAGCTAGATGCAATGACAGTAGGTGGTACGAACTAAGTTCTGTTTAACTGCCTGCGATTAGACGTAAATTATCTAAATAAAAAAGCCAGCTTAGTTGCTGGCTTTTTTATATCAGAACGTTTGGATGGGCTAAAAGTTACAGCAGGTTTACTACGATAGAACCAGATGTTACCCGGCCTGAAGGAGTCGTTGCGTTAAACGTCAACGCACCTGAAACAGGGTCATCATCAGGCCCTAAATTATTAATAATAGTAAATGTAATAAACGTTGTGCCCGGTATTGCAGGATTTGATGAGCCAGCCGTGTTCGCTATTACAATATTACCACCCCCAATTAGTTCGCCCACGGAAGTGGCAATTGCGATGTTGGTGTCTCTCGGAAGTACTTGCGACTGTGTATCTGACATTTCGAGTGTGAATTGATTTGACGCGCCTCTAAGAATACTAATTTGAGCATTTGTCGCAGAGTTGTCATAGTTACTAGTCAATACGGTATCAGCACTGTCAAGGACTCGAAATAAAGCAGCAGAGCTTGATGTAATCAACACACGTGCCTTACGAATCGTAGAAAACTTACCTGTCGCACAGCCGCTTTGACATTGAGGACCATTAAATAAGCTGTCTTCAACTGTGTAATCGCCACTATTGTTTGAATCAATAAACAATTCACCTGAGTCACGAACGTAGTTCTCATTATCATCACGCCAAGCTTCTGGCATATCAATGAAACCACCTGATAGCGGGCTAATGCGGCCAAGGCCAGACTTGATTTCATTAATATTTGAGATTGAGCTATTCGCACTCAAACCGTCAGCGGTGTCGTAGATGTTATTACCGTTTACATCCACAAAGTGCTCATGGCCTTCTGCGGTTGCCAGTATAGTGACTCGGTGATTATCTGGATAAGGTTCCTGAGATACCCAAGTTACCGCACAGTTTCCTTCAACGGTTGAACATGAAGGCTCAATAGCGCCACCTTCAGTTGTGAAGTTGACTGTTGTGCCATCTGGAACTGGATTATTAAAGCTATCGGCTAAATAAGCTCTTACAGTAACTTCTGTACCCGTAATATTACGAGCTTCTGGATTAATAGTTGATAGTGAAAGGGTTAACGAGCTTTGATCTGGAAGACCCGTGTTAACAGACAGTAGATCAGACTGAGTCGCAATAGTTTCACCACTTGTGTTTGTGGTTGAAGCAGTGACTCGAACTGCGGTTGGTACTGAACCGGCTATTACCTTAGCACTTACTAACCCATCATTGTTAGTGACACCTGAATTAGAAGCTAAAGCTAACCCACCCACTTCAGTATTTAATGAAAACGCCACCGGTTGTTGGCTTAATGGGTTTCCTAACTGGCCTTTCACTAAAAAAGTCACCGTTGAAGTTTCCTGCTTGCCTTGGCCACCAGTACCCTTAAGTACAATAGATGATGGTGAGGCAGAAACAAACTCTACCGACCCTAAGCCTTCTGCTGATAGTGTTACGTCTTTTGTAGCGGTAAGGTCTGCTGAGTTAACTCGAACTGTCGCGACAATTGTATCGACATTACCTTGTGCACCGGCACAGCTAATATCTTGATAGGTGGATGTTGCAACGCCATTTATTGTTGCTGCATTCGCATCTAATGTAGCATCACTATTACTAGCACACGTAGATGTAAACGACACAGACGTTGCTGTTGTGATTGGATTAAAGTTTTCATCGACCAAAGATACTGATAAGCCTAAGGTGCCGCCAGCACTTATGGTGGTATCGCCATTAGCGTCGGTTAGCGATGACTTGATTTCACCCTCAATAAAGTTGCCCGCATCGTCAAATGAGCCAAATAAAACAGTGCTCGACTCTTCTAATGCGTCGGCAGAAACAATTTCGTAAGCTATTGTATCGGCATATGTAATACCGTTTATTGTTGCAGAAATAGTAGCAAGTGCAGCACCTAAATCGTTTTCAGTACCGGTTAACTCGACTTCGGCTAGGCCGCTGGCTGTTGTTAGTGCAGAACTGGCATTTAATGAACCTAGCTCAGCTGTAAAACTAACAATAGTATTTGCAATGGGGGCGCCGTTATCATCGGTAAGAATGACACCTAGTTGGGCAGCTTCATTTACTTTGAAGCGATTGACTGATTCACCATTACGTTTTAGGGTAACTGAAAGTGATGGCGACTGAACATTTTCTGTTGTGGCGGACAGCACTTCAAACGCTGTATCGATAGTTAAAGTTTCATCATTTACGACTGTACTTGCTGTTACCACTATAACACCAGAAGTTAGGTCAGAAGTATTTAACGAAACAGTCGTTGTGCCGTCTGTTGAAGTCAGTCTAGAGTTTGACGATAAATTACCAGAGCTAGTGGAAAAGTTAATTTGTTGGCCACTAATTGCAGTGCCATTTAAATCATTTAACGATACAACAATAGTTGCGATATTTCCGGTAGTAAAACTATTGGTTTCGTTGTTCAGTGCATCTTTTACGGCGATGCTCAACGTCGCTTCAGTCCCAGTTACCAGATCTTCACTAACAACGTTTTCATTGTGACCGTTACAGCCACTTAAAAAAAGTGTTGCTAATAATGCGATAGAAAACCAAACCTTTTTGAAGAATGATCCTTGTTGATTTAAGTAGTTCACTGCAAAGCTCCTAACTGCTAAGTCCGTCTTTTATGTACTGAAATAACTCTTTATAATTTTTTCCTGGTTTTTCTTTTTCTACTTCTTTTTTAGCCTGACGTGTCAATTGTCTTACTCTTTGACGCTCCAACGTTGGAGCCTGCTCTAAAAGATCATTAATGGCATCGTCACCTTTCTTAATTAACGCCTCTCTAAGACGTTCGATCTTTTGCATCTGAGCATCATTTGCTTGTCCAGGAGTCGTTAGCTTTTGATACTCGAGCTTTAAAGTATCAAGAGCTTCGTCTCTAAGCAACTTCGCCATGAATTGCATATGTCTGCGTAAAGCGTCCGGTTTAGTAGAAATTTTATCGGCAAGTTTAAATGCATCATGTAATTCGTCGCTTGCGGTTAGCTTTTGACGTTGAGACTTCGATAACTTAACGAGCTTTTCAGCGAAAATGCGTAAGTCTTTTGCTTCTTGTTTTATTTCTGATTTGCTGATGTAATTTTCATCATCAGGCATTAAATAGTATGGTTTTGTCATAACAATAGGATCATTAGAATTTGATAAGCGAATATATAGATTTATGGTATGCTCAAGTGACAAATTTAACCAGTATTTTTGAGCCTTTATGACGAATAATAGCGACATTTTTCAACAAATCAGTGAAGTGAAAACTGCAATTGCCGATTTGA from Psychrosphaera aestuarii encodes:
- a CDS encoding carbon-nitrogen hydrolase family protein, with protein sequence MNAFVLQMTSTPSIDDNINFVINSLRESRPPANSLVVLPECFACFGGKDNLNLRFAEKIGTGDVQDKLSKIAKDFQIYLVAGSFPTHSANPDKFMASSLVFAPDGKLISDYQKIHLFDVVVADSTGSYRESDSTVPGNKLAVFDTSWGKVGLAICYDLRFPGLFQALRQLGADTIVLPSAFTERTGSAHWLPLLQARAIENQVYMVAANQNGVHQNGRETYGHSMVVSPWGKVLANAERNNGLFGAELDTNKMHEIRKNMPVFNHNKFQARLK
- the tldD gene encoding metalloprotease TldD; its protein translation is MNQVEEQLLAANGLTQQSVYDGLSMLLEHQLDYADLYFQGSFHESWVMEDGIIKDGSYNIEQGVGIRAVSGEKTGLSYSDQVNFDAITEAAKTARSIAGAGVNAKQQVFSTAQAKEIIMPCQPLEKMTNQDKVELLKSVDSYIRQQSPLAKNIVVSMSGVYEQVLVAASDGTWGTDIRPLIRLNCSVVLEKDGRKERGGAGAGARTDYGFFMELIEGKIRYQAIADEAIHMATVNLEAIEAPAGTMPVVLGNGWPGVLLHEAVGHGLEGDFNRKGSSNYSGKIGESVASELCTIVDDGTLNGLRGSLNIDDEGVPAQYNVLIENGVLKSYMQDKLNARLMGVPATGNGRRESFAHMPMPRMTNTYMLPGQSTPEDIIASVDYGIYANNFAGGQVDITSGKFVFSASEAYLIENGKITKPVKGATLIGNGPDAMSQVSMVGNDLALDKGVGVCGKDGQSIPVGVGQPTLKLDAMTVGGTN
- a CDS encoding Ig-like domain-containing protein — translated: MNYLNQQGSFFKKVWFSIALLATLFLSGCNGHNENVVSEDLVTGTEATLSIAVKDALNNETNSFTTGNIATIVVSLNDLNGTAISGQQINFSTSSGNLSSNSRLTSTDGTTTVSLNTSDLTSGVIVVTASTVVNDETLTIDTAFEVLSATTENVQSPSLSVTLKRNGESVNRFKVNEAAQLGVILTDDNGAPIANTIVSFTAELGSLNASSALTTASGLAEVELTGTENDLGAALATISATINGITYADTIAYEIVSADALEESSTVLFGSFDDAGNFIEGEIKSSLTDANGDTTISAGGTLGLSVSLVDENFNPITTATSVSFTSTCASNSDATLDANAATINGVATSTYQDISCAGAQGNVDTIVATVRVNSADLTATKDVTLSAEGLGSVEFVSASPSSIVLKGTGGQGKQETSTVTFLVKGQLGNPLSQQPVAFSLNTEVGGLALASNSGVTNNDGLVSAKVIAGSVPTAVRVTASTTNTSGETIATQSDLLSVNTGLPDQSSLTLSLSTINPEARNITGTEVTVRAYLADSFNNPVPDGTTVNFTTEGGAIEPSCSTVEGNCAVTWVSQEPYPDNHRVTILATAEGHEHFVDVNGNNIYDTADGLSANSSISNINEIKSGLGRISPLSGGFIDMPEAWRDDNENYVRDSGELFIDSNNSGDYTVEDSLFNGPQCQSGCATGKFSTIRKARVLITSSSAALFRVLDSADTVLTSNYDNSATNAQISILRGASNQFTLEMSDTQSQVLPRDTNIAIATSVGELIGGGNIVIANTAGSSNPAIPGTTFITFTIINNLGPDDDPVSGALTFNATTPSGRVTSGSIVVNLL
- the yjgA gene encoding ribosome biogenesis factor YjgA, with the translated sequence MTKPYYLMPDDENYISKSEIKQEAKDLRIFAEKLVKLSKSQRQKLTASDELHDAFKLADKISTKPDALRRHMQFMAKLLRDEALDTLKLEYQKLTTPGQANDAQMQKIERLREALIKKGDDAINDLLEQAPTLERQRVRQLTRQAKKEVEKEKPGKNYKELFQYIKDGLSS